The genome window AGGAACCTAGCTCAGGTAAATGAGCATTATCCCCGAATAGCTGATGACGCTCGGCTTGGCGTAAACGTCCCAAATAGGCATCCTGCCCATTTAAGTAGTTGGTCGAAAAGCGTTGCCAAGCGTCTTTATCATATTGATACTGCCGACAAGGGGCCGCAGATAACCTCAGGTAGGCGGTTAATCCTAAGACTTGTGCTTTGTCTTCAAGAGCGGCCACCGCCTGTTCCATTGTTGAACAATGCAGCAAGGTGGACTCTAACTCCATAAACTCATGAAATGTTTTATCATTGGTCGCCGCCAACGACATGAAAGCCGTGATTTCTTCTTCTAGCTCTTCAATGCGTTGCCTTTGACGTGCCAATTGCACATGAACCAGTGACACCGCCCCCATCTCCTGATGTGGCAATGCCAGCCGCTCCACCAAAGCAGGACGATGTTGGAAAAAGTCTGGGTGTTCGAGCAAATACTCTTCAACGATTTGTGCAGTCAGTGCATCAGCTTGCGGTTGTGACAAAACCATTCCTCATTAACAAGATAGTTGACCATCATAGACATGTACGGCAGGACCCGTCATAAACAGAGGTTTTCCTTCGCCTTGCCAACGAATCATTAAGTCTCCTCCGGGTAAATGAACCGTGACGCTTTCATCTAATACGCCTTGAGCAATCCCAACCGCCACCGCAGCGCAAGCACCACTACCACAGGCTTGTGTTTCTCCGGCGCCACGCTCATACACACGTAAGCGAATTTCGTTGCGATTAACGATTTGCATGAACCCCGCATTGACCCGCTCAGGAAAACGTTCATGAGACTCTAGTTCCGGCCCAAGTTGCTCAACCGCTGCCGTGTCCACATCATCGACGATCGTCACCACATGGGGATTGCCCATACTCACCACACCGCAGAACAATGTTTGCTCGGCCACCCGCATGATGTAGGTCTTCTCAGCTTGTTTCGCACGAAAAGGAACTTTCGCTGGCTCAAACACTGGCACGCCCATATTCACGGTGATTTGGTCGTCATTCTCAACATTCAGCACCATTTTACCTTTTTTAGTACTGACATTGATGTGGTATTTATTGGTGAGTCCCTTCATACGGACAAAGCGCGCAAAGCATCGCGCCCCGTTCCCACACTGTTCCACTTCGCTGCCATCGGCATTGAATATGCGGTAATGGAAATCCGTTTCTGGATCGTAAGGCGCCTCCACAATCAATAACTGATCGAACCCGACCCCCGTATGACGATTCGCTAAACGGCGCGTCAAATCCGGTGAAAAAAAGACGTTTTGGGTAACACAATCCACAACCATGAAATCGTTACCCAATCCGTGCATTTTAGAAAAATGAAAATGCATAATGCGTTATCTACTCCGGCAAGACACTTTCTAGTGCCCACAAACTGCTTAATTCTTCACGCTGGCGAACCAAGTGTGACGTATCACCATCGACAATGACTTCAGCAGCACGTGTGCGTGTGTTGTAATTCGAAGCCATGACGAAACCATACGCACCAGCCGAGCGGACCGCAAGCAGATCTCCGGCTTGGAGTACCAACGACCGGTCTTTGCCAAGAAAGTCACCCGTTTCGCAAATCGGCCCGACCAAATCGTAAGCTCTCGCCTCTCCTTGCCGTGGTAATACCGGAATAATATCTTGCCAAGCTTCATAGAGCACAGGGCGGATGAGATCATTCATTGCCGCATCGATAATGGCAAAATTCTTATGTTCGGTATGCTTTAGAAATTCAACTTGGGTGAGTAACACCCCAGCATTGGCGGCAATCGCTCGACCTGGCTCAAAAATCAGCTCCAGATCTGGACGCTCAGAAAGGCGCGATAGCAAGGCTTTGGCATACTCTGACGGTTCTGGAGGTAATTCATCTCGATACACCACTCCCAAGCCACCACCGACATCTAAATGATGAATCTGCACGCCCTGCTCCATCAAATCGTCGATCAGCGTTAGCAAGCGGTCAGTCGCATCAATGAACGGCTCTATCGCGGTTAGCTGTGAGCCGATATGACAATCGATCCCCGTGATCTCGAGGTGCTCCATGCTCTGCGCCAGCTTATACACTTCAGGGGCTCGCTCGAAGGCGATACCGAATTTATTATCACGCAATCCAGTTGAGATATAAGGATGTGTCTGGGCATCGACGTCTGGATTAATGCGCAGAGAAATTGGCGCTTTCACGCCCAGCTCTGCGGCCACTTTATTCAAACGCTCCAGCTCAGGCTCAGATTCGACGTTAAAGCATTTAATCTTTAATTCGAGGGCACGTTTCATCTCTGCCGCGGTTTTACCCACACCAGAAAATACGATTTTTGATGGTTCCCCACCCGCGGCAATCACACGCTCTAATTCACCGCCCGACACAATATCGAACCCTGAACCAAGGCGAGCCAATACGTTCAGTACACCAATGTTAGAGTTGGCTTTCACGGCGTAGCACACTAAGTGCGGATGATCGCCAACGGATTTATCAAAGGCATGCCAATGACGCTCTAACGTCGCACGCGAATAGACGTACAAAGGTGTGCCGTATAACTCAGCTAATTGGCTAAGGGGAATGTCTTCCGCCCAGAGTTGACCATCGTCCTGATAATTGAAGTAATCCAAGTTCGTATCCTTTATCTCATATAGTTGAATTTACTGACTTTCTGTACTCTGTTGTGATTGTGAGTCGTCAGGCATATAAAGTGGTCCAGTTTGACCGCACCCTGTGAGAGTCATGACCGAGAGTAAAAATAACGCTGTGATCGATTTTTTCATTTTGCTTTTCGTGATTATTTATTCAATGCCCCCTATAATCGCACCACAGTCAAGAAAAGCAATAGGATAGACCGAGATGAATGATACAGAATTTCATCAGCTCGCTGATGTTCAGCTTCAAGTCATTGAAGAAATGATCGATAACTCGGGTGCCGATATCGACTATGAGACGTCTGGTAATGTGATGACGCTTGAGTTTGAAGACCGCAGCCAAGTGATTATTAACCGTCAAGAGCCCATGAAAGAGTTGTGGCTTGCTTCACGCTCTGGTGGCTATCATTTCCGCTATGAAAACGAACAGTGGATTTGTACGAAAACCGGTGGGGAATTTACCAGCATGGTCAAAGCCGAATGCGAAAAACATGCGAATGAGACGATCGACTGGGACTGAACGCAAAAGAGCATGCCTTGGCATGCTCTTTTCTTTACCCTTCTTTAAACGCTCACGGCTTTATTGGGACGGGTATAAGGAATGGCATCATTACGATACGGCACCACGTAATCGCCGCCTTCCTCAGGCCGCACAATTTGATAATACTGAGGGAGATTAAAGTTAATAAATTTGGCCGCAATGTTGTTTTCATCACGAACCGAGGTATAGAAACCATTCACAGCCGCGATCATTTCATCTTTCTCGCCACTATACTGGTGATACACTTCGACTCGATTCACTTCATCTAACACGTAGATATTGAACCCTTCGCATTTATCTTCAAAGAAAAACTGGACTAACCCTTCACTGGCAAAACCATCGACCACCGTCGGTAATTCATAATCGTCATCTTTGTCTAACATCAGCAGTGGCGTACCACTGACTTTATTGCTAGAAATACTCCGATAGAAGTCGACCGAGTTTTCAAGCTTTTGTACCGAGACTCCGCGACGCTCGAAAAACAATCCATACATTTGGTGACCAATACGCAATGCTTTAAAACGCCGCCGTTTTTCTTTTTCCATTGGGCGTAAACGCATGTCAATGCATTCGGCTAACAGTTGATAGACCATATTGCGCATCACACCACGGAAGTTCTTGCTATAACAAAATACGTCGACAGATTCCGGTGGCAAGGCGTCTTGATGCATTTTACCTAAGACGGTTTTTAACGCATCGATCATCGCTTTCTCACCTTCAAAATGCAAAGTACGCACTTCTTGCCAAGAGTTGCGATACACCAAATCAACACTACCAATTAAGCTGATGTGCTCAGTACCGAAGCTTAAAATATCAATGTTTTTAAGATCCACTTTCAATGCCTTGCCGCGTAGCGCAGAGGTTGGATCTTTTTCAAAGTTGATAAACATCGCCAACTGGCTGATCTCACAAGGACTCGCCAATGCTGACATGGTGGGACGACGTTTATGCAGGGAAAAGGTATTACGTAAATCGCTTACCATTTGGTACAACTTATCAATGTCTAAGTTGCCAGCTTGCACCATTGAATGTAACCGGGTCGACTCAGTAATCAGGCCATTAAAGAAAGCCCATGCAACCAGTTTACTTAAGTATTCATTATGATCGAGAGGCTTCTGGCCGACCATGCGGCAAGGAACCAATGGTCGCTTATACAGATACCAACCAGCGGAGTTCACTCCCCCTTTGGCAACTTCAACAAATGACAAATCGGATTCATGTAAATCAGGGGAAATTTGTGGATTAAGCAGAGTGACTTTGCCCGGCAGTACTTCAAACGCACCATAGAGCTTACGTGCAAGAATAGAAATGTCCTGAGGACTGATCGCTGAAGTAATATCATTACGACGAGCAAAGTGGATCAGGTTGCGGTAACTTTGCATCAAGGCGTCCAATAGCGCATTGTGCATCACTTTGACTTCTTCAACTTTCCAATGGCGGCGAGCATCGAGGTGTTCAATCAATGGCAGTGACCACTGCCAATCAGCGGTCAGTTCTTCAAGGGCTTTGCGTCGCCATGCCACAGAGCCATGTCCTGGCTCACGAGAGAGCTTTTCATGGGTTTTGAGATAAAAACAACGACGCACTAACTCTAATCGGCTCTCATCACCGATGCGTGTTAAATAACGCGTCACTTTTTCCAGCATCAAATAATACGCGTCCATCCCGTAGAGATCCGGCTCATCGGTAAAAAAACGGCGCTTCGTATCCACACTCAATAATTGGGTGTGCGGATATTCCCAAGAATACGCTTCCAGTAAAATCGCTTTCAATACCGACTTATAAGGGGAATCGATACTTTTATACAGTTGCCATAAGTTGGCGCCAAAATATTCGGCCGCAGGAATGCCATTCAACTGCCCAAAATCAATCCACTCATCGAGATTAATAAAATGTTGGGTCACTAACTCATGAACATACTCGTCATAGCACTCTTCCATCTCTGGGGGGACGATTTGCCATAACAAACGCTTACCGGCCAAACACACGGCAGAGCGATAAAACTCATCCAATAATAACAAGTGCTGTGATGACCCGCAGTTTTCCCCTGTCATGGCCTCGGAGCGATTATGTCTAAATCGCTCTTCATCCATAATGAAAAAGTTGGCTTCCACTCCTAAGCTTTTGGCCCATTCAGTGATCATGGAGCACTTATTTAATAGGCTTTGTCTTTGCTCACAGGGCATCGTATGTTCGACACACACCCAGATATCGAGATCACTGGAAGTACTTTGCCCAATAGAGGAAGTGCTGCCCATGGTATACATGGCCAAAATGTGTGGGGAAGACGGTTCAGAGAGAGGTTGTGTAGCGGTTAAATGTAAATCATCAACAAATTGGGATTGGATATCATTCAATTGGAAACAGTGAATCCCATAAGGCACATGATCATCAATATAGCCAGGTAATTGCGCATGATTATAGTGCAATAACACAGGTATCGCGTGGAAGACACGCTGGCCCTGCATACTCATCAGACCCAGTGCACGCTTCGTACGCTGCTGATTAAGTTTATCTGCTCGTTTAATCAAAGTGACAATATAAGAACGCAAGTTAATATCCTGACTGCTGCATCCAATAGGCTTGCGTTGCTCACAGAGTGAACAAACACACCAATAAAACGTGATCAATTTAACACTTTAATCAATTATGGTAAAGCTATGGTGCACAAAGTTATACCAAAGTCGTAGTGCATTCATGTCGAATTTTTGATCTCTGTATTACATGACATTCCATGATAGTGTGATAAGCATAGTGCATAATCTTAACGAGATACAAGTCACACTATTTTGTTTATAGCAAGAAATTGCGATTTAGTAACGCCTGCATAAACAATCAATAGTGAGATTCTATCGTGGGAAATGATAGGATTAGACCATATTTCAATTTTTTTGCTGGATAAGTCATGAACCAAACACGTCAGATTCGTATTGCGACACGCAAAAGCCCTCTTGCATTATGGCAAGCACACTACGTCAAAAATGCGTTAGAAGCCGCTCATCCTGGATTAGAAGTCGAACTGCTCACGATGGTGACACGTGGTGACGTTATCTTGGATAGCCCGCTGGCGAAAGTAGGTGGTAAAGGCTTATTTGTGAAAGAGTTAGAAACCGCAATGCTGGAAGGACGCGCCGACTTGGCTGTCCACTCAATGAAAGACGTTCCTGTGGATTTCCCCGACGGCTTAGGGTTAGTGACCATATGTGAACGCGCCGATCCTCGCGATGCGTTCGTCTCCAATACCTACCCTGATATTGACTCCCTCCCCCACGGAGCCGTCGTCGGAACTTGCAGCCTACGTCGCCAATGTCAATTAAAAGCGTCGCGCCCAGACATTATCATCAAAGAACTGCGTGGTAACGTCGGCACTCGCTTAGGCAAACTGGACGATGGCCAATATGACGCCATCATTTTAGCCGCCGCCGGACTAAAACGGCTTGAGTTAGAATCACGCATCCGCAGCTATATCACGCCAGAGCAATCGTTACCCGCGGTCGGTCAAGGCGCTGTCGGAATTGAATGTCGCTTGGATGATACCTATCTGCGTGACTTATTAGCGCCCCTCAATCACCCTGACACAGCCGATCGCGTCTTGTGTGAGCGGGCGATGAATAATACCTTGCAAGGTGGTTGCCAAGTACCTATCGGCAGCTACTCACAATTACAAGAGGACACGTTGTGGCTACGTGCATTGGTTGGAGAACCAGACGGTTCACTCATTATTCGCGGTGAAATTACAGGCCATCGCTCTGAGGCGGAGCAGCTAGGTAAGCAGTTGGCTGAACAGTTATTAGCCGAAGGCGCAGGCGACATTCTCACCAAACTGTATCAAGAGCACGAATAATGAAACGGGTTTTAGTCACACGTCCATTAGCCTCTGGTGAAGAACTCTGCCAGCTGCTCACTGAATGTGGGATTGAAGCCCATCATTACCCGCTGATTGATATTCTACCGGGCCGTGAACGGGCAGACTTGAGTGAGGCTCTCGCAGCGAGTGACATAATTATTGCCGTTAGCCAATACGCGGTGAGTTTTGCCAGTGACGCCCTGATAGAACAACAGGCCTCATGGCCTCAAGACTGTCGATATTTTGCCGTCGGTCAAAAAACCGCACAATGTTTAAGCAAAGCGTGCGGACAACCAGTACACTTTCCACAGAAAAGTGATAGCGAACACTTAGTCGCGCTTCCTGAGATGAGCGACCTCACAGGCAAACAGATTACCATTTTGCGCGGTAATGGCGGTCGAGATGTGATTTATGACACGCTGGTCGCTCAGGGAGCGAAAGTCAGTTACAAAGAGATGTATCAACGCATCGCTCGACCGACCCCCATTCAGCAATGTCTGGCACAATGGCAAGCGATGGGCATCAACACCATTATCATTACTAGTAAGCAACAGCTCATGATTTTCATGGACTTTTTTAAAGATAGCCCGACAAACTGGCCGACACAGCAAACCTTAATTGTGCCCAGTGACCGCATTGCTCATTATGCCGAAATGCTCGGATTTACACAGATTATTGTCAGCGGCAGTGCACATAACGCAGATTTAGTGGCCGCACTCAGCCCTAACCAACAGGACTTTAGCAATGACAAGTAACCAACATTCTTCAACAACCGCGACAGACTCAAACCAAGCGGATACCCAACCACCTAAGTCGAACGCGGCTCAACCACGTTCTGCTCAACCGACCAATCACAAAGGCTCTCGTTTAGGCGTGATCGCCATTGTCATCTCGCTCGTTGTCGGCGGAGGGGTTGGCGCCTACAGCTACCATCAAAGCCAGCAGTACCAACAGCAAATCGCTCAGTTACAAACGTCTTTGCAGCAGAATCAACAACAACTCGAGACTCGCTTAGACAACGCACAGCAGCACTTTGATCAGCAAGCCAAAAGCCTACAAGATACTCTCAATACCGCGTTAAAACAGCAACATGAAAGCTTGGACAGCTTGCAAATGGCGATTGCCAAATTAAAAGGCCGACGTACCAATGACTGGCTACTGGCTGAAGCCGATTACTTTGTCAAACTGGCAGGGCGTAAACTGTATCTCGAGCATGACCCAAGCAGCGCCGTAGCGTTGATGGAAAGTGCTGACGAGCGTATTGCGGCACTCAATGACCCAAGCTTAACAGCATTAAGACAAGCCCTTGCCAATGACATTACCACACTGAAAGCCATCCCTCTCATCGATCAAGATGGATTGGTATTACGTCTTAGCAGCCTTGAACATAAGGTCGATTCCTTACCTCTTGCGAATGCCATCATTCCAAAAGATAAAGCGACAAAAAAAGAGACCGTCTCCACCAATATTAACGATTGGCAGAGCAACCTTTGGACCTCACTCAAAGACTTCGCCGGTCACTTTATTACTTTCCGGACTCGCGACGGCAATGCGGTTCCCCTGCTCTCTCCTAAGCAAGATTTTTATCTCAGAGAGAACATGAAGGCCAAAATTGAAACCGCCATCCGTGCGGTGTATAACCACCAGCAAGCTATCTATTCTGACACGTTAAATACGGCCAGTGACTGGGCGGGTCGTTTCTTTAGTGACAGCGATAATACGGTGCAAAGCTTTCGCAGTACCTTGACGAACTTGGCCACTAAAAAGGTTAAAGTGGAGTACCCGGTAAAATTAGAGTCGCAAGAAAAACTTGCGGCGCTCATCCATGAACGTCTGCGTCGCCAAGTATCCTCATTAACCGCGGAGGATAAATAATGATACGAGCGATTTTGCTATTTATTATTCTCGGCGTCGGGCTATTTGTGGGCTCAGAATATTCTGGGCAACAAGGCTATGTGCTGATCTCTATTGCCAGTAAAACCATTGAAATGAGCGTGACGACCTTAGTCATTATCGTGGTCGGGCTCTTTTTAGCCGTTTTCGCTTGTGAGTTTATCCTGAAAAAAATTCTCACAACCACCTTTAGAACGTTTAACTGGTTCACCATTCGTAAAATTCGTCGTTCGCGACGTCTGACCAATGAAGGGATCATTAAATTAATCGAAGGCGACTTTAAACAGGCAGAGAAAAAAGTCAGCCGCTGGGCAAAACATCACGATAACCCATTACTGTGCTATCTGATGGCCTCAGAAGCCGCGGATAACCTAGGCAATACCAAAAAACGTGACCACTACTTGGCTCTTGCCAGCGAACAAGACCATGCACGGCTCGCGGTAGAATTGACCCGCGCGAAACAGCAAGTCAACGATGGCGAAATAAGACTCGGCTTAAAGACGTTGCAGAGCCTACAACCGGATGCACCAAACAACCCGATATTGCTCAATTTACTCAAACGTTGTTACATCGCTCTGCATATGTGGCAGCCGCTGATAGAAATACTGCCTCGGCTCATCCGTTTTAATCATCTGACTGAGACAGAAGAAACCGAGTTATTGCAAATGGCGCATCTCGGTGCCTTAGATAACATTGCAAAACGCAATAACAGTCATGATCTCATTGAGCATTGGGAAGCCCTTAAACGTCACGATCAGAAAAACCCAGTGATCGCGGCGGCCGTCGCGCAACACTTACTCAGTGTCAGTGAAGGCAAAGAAGCATTACCCTTTATGATTCGTGTCATGAAAAAAGCCCCATCGGCGGAGCTCTATCGATTGATGGCTGATGTGCCAGAAGCGCAGCGTCGTGATGCGAAAAACATGCTTATCCGTATTCTAGAGAAAAACGACAACAACGCCGAAGCGCACAGCGCCCTGGCGAAGGTGTATGAATACCAGCAACATTGGGCTGAAGCTCAGCATCACTTAGAAAAAGCACTGTCGATACGAACCAGTATCAGTGATTACTCGCGCTTATCGGACGTGTTATCACAACAAAATAAAAAGCAAGCCGCTCAAGATGTCAGTCGCAAAGCGCTTTCGCTACTGCCTTAAGCCCCAAAACATCCATAAAAAAAACCAGCTTATCTAGCTGGTTTTTTTTATTCTAAATCACGCGAGAAAACTGTTGTTGCCGAGCTTGCTTGCGCAAATAACTATCAAAGCACATACAAATATTACGAATTAACAAGCGCCCTTTCGGAGTCACCTGCAAGTAACGCTCATCGACCACAACCAACCCATCATCAACAAACGTTTGTAATAGCTCGAGATCTTGTTGGAAATATTGATTAAACGTAATACCAAATTCCGACTCAATCGCGTGCTTATCTAATGTGAAGTTACACATCAATAATTTAATCACTTCGCGACGTATTAAGTCATCCTTATCAAGTGACACCCCTTTCCATAAGGCATGACGTAATTGATCCATTTGATGATAGTACTTCTTCAACTCTTTCTGATTTTGTGAATAGGTATTGCCGATCATGGAAATCGCCGACACACCAAAGCCGACTAAATCGCACTCCCCTTGGGTGGTGTATCCTTGGAAATTACGATGCAGACGCCCTTCACGCTGTGCTACCGCGAGCTCATCATCGGGCAGCGCAAAATGATCCATACCGATAAATTGATAGCCAGCTTGCGTCAAATACTCGATGGTCGTTTGTAGAATCTTCATTTTTTCATCGGCACCGGGTAAATCCTCTTCATGGATTTTACGCTGGGCAGGAAATAAACGCGGCATATGCGCATAGTTAAAGACCGACAATCGTCCAGGATGTATATCAACCACGCGCTTTAATGTCTTCATGAAACTATCAGCGGTTTGCAACGGCAATCCATAAACCAAATCTAGATTGGTCGAGCGAAAGCCTAACTGAGCCGCTCGTTCGACCATGGCCACAATAAACGCTTCATCTTGCTCACGGTTAATGGTGACCTGCACATCTTTATTAAAGTCCTGCACGCCAATACTAATGCGATTAAACCCTTCCGCGCGCAAATGATCGAGAATATCGAGCTCAATTTCACGAGGGTCGATCTCAATACTGACTTCCGCATCAGCGGAAAAGTGAAACTCTTCGTGAACCACTGACATCACACGAGAAATTTGCTCTTTCGTCAAAAAGGTCGGGGTACCGCCACCAAAATGCAGTTGCGTCACGGTGCGATTTTGCAGCAAGGCCGCACGTTGACGAACCTCTTGCTCCAACACATCAAGGTAATCATCGGCTTTTTCTGCATGGCGAGTGACGATCTTGTTACAACCACAGTAGTAACACAGCTTGTGACAGAACGGGATGTGAATATACAAAGAAAGCGGTCGATGCGGATAATCCGTGCATGCCATATCGAGCTCAGCACTGGTAAAGGCTTCATGGAACTCTAAGGCGGTAGGATATGAGGTATAGCGTGGACCCGAATAATTGTATTTATTGAGAATATCCTGATCCCAAACCACTTGCTGACTCGGTACAAATGACGATGACATGAAGGCAATTTCCACTATGAAACACAGAATGAATAGTTTGCCACACGACAAGAGATTGACGTGTGGCAATTTGAACAAAAGGTGGCGAAATGTTCGGTTTTGTTAGCTCGATCACTAACCCAAACGCACCATAGGAGTTAGACCATTTGAATCGAGATTTGATTATTTAGAGGAGCAATGCGCGCTTTTAACGCCTTCAGCTCTTCGACAATCGCATCATTCAAGCGAGACTCGGCTTTCATGCGAGTGAGGTTTTGCTGCATTCGCTCACGTTTAGGAAGCTCTTGGCGAGCCTCACCACGTTCCATATCTTTTACGACATGATACAGTTCAGCGATCGCAGGGTACTCTGCATCAAAGTTTTCCACTCGCTCGTCACCCTGTAAATAGTCCATAATGCAGTAGACTCGAATGCTGATCTCAGACAAATCACATTGTCCTTGAATGCCCGTCATACATAGGACATTCACGCTTTCAAAGATATTAGCATTGCG of Vibrio zhugei contains these proteins:
- the hemN gene encoding oxygen-independent coproporphyrinogen III oxidase, which translates into the protein MSSSFVPSQQVVWDQDILNKYNYSGPRYTSYPTALEFHEAFTSAELDMACTDYPHRPLSLYIHIPFCHKLCYYCGCNKIVTRHAEKADDYLDVLEQEVRQRAALLQNRTVTQLHFGGGTPTFLTKEQISRVMSVVHEEFHFSADAEVSIEIDPREIELDILDHLRAEGFNRISIGVQDFNKDVQVTINREQDEAFIVAMVERAAQLGFRSTNLDLVYGLPLQTADSFMKTLKRVVDIHPGRLSVFNYAHMPRLFPAQRKIHEEDLPGADEKMKILQTTIEYLTQAGYQFIGMDHFALPDDELAVAQREGRLHRNFQGYTTQGECDLVGFGVSAISMIGNTYSQNQKELKKYYHQMDQLRHALWKGVSLDKDDLIRREVIKLLMCNFTLDKHAIESEFGITFNQYFQQDLELLQTFVDDGLVVVDERYLQVTPKGRLLIRNICMCFDSYLRKQARQQQFSRVI
- a CDS encoding DUF2489 domain-containing protein; protein product: MNITLFAVIGGVIILGLAAYAGYLLFQLKRQKERQAHHRTIALEKRNANIFESVNVLCMTGIQGQCDLSEISIRVYCIMDYLQGDERVENFDAEYPAIAELYHVVKDMERGEARQELPKRERMQQNLTRMKAESRLNDAIVEELKALKARIAPLNNQISIQMV